A window of the Mesorhizobium opportunistum WSM2075 genome harbors these coding sequences:
- a CDS encoding beta-ketoacyl-[acyl-carrier-protein] synthase family protein yields the protein MDRRVVITGLGGLCGLGTDVGSIWKGMREGRSAIGPIINAQLHGLEGAIGAEIKTLPEHDIEPRQLLSMGRFSLLAVLAAREAMRQSGLSCDEGNAHRFGAIVGAGFGGYDATEKGYRDVLLGGASRVELFSGVKAMPSAAACQVSMSLGLRGPVFAVTTACASGNHAIASAVDQIKYGRADVMLAGGSDAAFVYMMMKAWEAMRVLAPDTCRPFSADRKGVVLGEGAGMAVLESYEHATARGATILAEVAGIGLSADASHIAAPAVHGPEGAMRACLADAKLNPEDVEYLNAHGTGTKANDQIETAAIKRVFGEHAHSMSVSSTKSTHGHCLGAASAIEMIACVMAIQEGVVPPTANYREPDPDCDLDVTPNVPRERKVRVAMSNAFAMGGTNAVLAFKHV from the coding sequence ATGGATCGCCGGGTCGTCATCACTGGACTAGGCGGGCTGTGCGGGCTGGGCACCGATGTCGGCTCCATCTGGAAAGGCATGCGCGAGGGCCGATCGGCCATCGGTCCGATTATCAATGCACAGCTTCACGGGCTGGAGGGCGCGATCGGCGCCGAGATCAAGACGCTGCCTGAGCACGACATTGAGCCCCGGCAGCTGCTCTCCATGGGACGTTTCAGCCTGCTTGCCGTGCTTGCAGCACGCGAAGCCATGCGACAGTCCGGACTCTCCTGCGATGAAGGCAATGCCCATCGCTTTGGCGCAATAGTGGGTGCCGGCTTCGGCGGCTACGATGCGACCGAGAAAGGCTACCGCGACGTCCTTTTGGGGGGAGCGTCCCGCGTTGAACTGTTCTCGGGAGTAAAGGCGATGCCGAGCGCGGCTGCGTGCCAGGTCAGCATGAGCCTCGGCCTTCGCGGGCCGGTCTTCGCCGTCACCACCGCCTGTGCATCGGGCAATCATGCGATTGCCTCGGCCGTAGACCAGATCAAGTATGGCCGAGCCGACGTGATGCTTGCGGGAGGCAGCGACGCGGCGTTCGTGTACATGATGATGAAGGCATGGGAAGCCATGCGCGTGCTCGCTCCGGACACTTGCCGGCCCTTCTCCGCGGACCGGAAGGGAGTGGTGCTGGGCGAAGGTGCGGGCATGGCCGTACTGGAAAGCTATGAGCATGCTACCGCCCGGGGTGCAACGATTCTTGCCGAGGTCGCGGGCATCGGTCTGTCTGCCGATGCCTCCCACATCGCCGCGCCGGCAGTTCACGGGCCGGAAGGCGCGATGCGCGCCTGCCTTGCCGATGCGAAACTGAATCCAGAGGACGTCGAGTACCTGAACGCGCACGGCACCGGCACCAAGGCCAACGATCAAATCGAAACGGCGGCGATCAAGCGAGTCTTCGGTGAGCATGCTCATTCGATGTCCGTCTCTTCCACCAAATCCACCCACGGTCACTGCCTAGGTGCAGCCAGCGCGATTGAAATGATCGCCTGTGTGATGGCGATTCAGGAGGGCGTGGTACCTCCGACCGCCAACTATCGCGAGCCAGACCCCGATTGCGATCTCGATGTCACGCCCAACGTGCCGCGCGAGCGTAAGGTGCGTGTGGCCATGAGCAACGCGTTTGCCATGGGGGGCACGAACGCAGTTCTAGCGTTCAAGCACGTATAG
- the nodC gene encoding chitooligosaccharide synthase NodC yields MDPLTTASTVAVSCYALLSTVYKGMQAVYAQPGHVASSSDDLLAFDLWPSVDVIIPCYNEEPRTLSACLASVANQEYAGKLHVYVVDDGSGNRNALMPVHHAYVDDPRFTFIQLPHNVGKRKAQIAAIRGSSGDFVLSVDSDTTLEPDVIAKLTARMRDPAIGAAMGQLTASNRSDTWLTRLIDMEYWLACNEERAAQARFGAVMCCCGPCAMYRRSCLMSLLDQYETQLFRGKPSDFGEDRHLTILMLKAGFRTEYVPDAVAATVVPDKMGPYLRQQLRWARSTFRDTLLALRLLPGLDRYLTLDVIGQNVGPLLLAVAVLAGLAELALTDTAPWPTAIIIAGMTIIRCTVIAFRARQVRFFGFSLHTFINIFLLLPLKAYALCTLSNSDWLSRKNAIQPHGSKKPIIVANPITRANGTGSPGIAGSNRTDRSRDSAQLVEPGVLHSSE; encoded by the coding sequence ATGGACCCGCTTACCACAGCCAGTACCGTCGCCGTTTCGTGTTACGCGCTGCTCTCGACCGTTTATAAAGGCATGCAAGCGGTTTATGCGCAGCCGGGACACGTTGCCTCGAGCTCGGACGACTTGCTCGCCTTCGACCTTTGGCCGAGCGTGGATGTCATTATCCCCTGCTACAACGAGGAGCCGCGCACACTTTCGGCCTGTCTGGCTTCGGTTGCAAACCAGGAATACGCCGGAAAGCTGCATGTCTATGTGGTTGATGACGGTTCTGGAAATCGCAACGCCCTCATGCCGGTGCATCACGCCTACGTGGACGACCCCAGATTCACCTTTATTCAGCTCCCCCACAACGTCGGCAAACGCAAAGCACAGATCGCCGCGATCCGTGGTTCGTCTGGAGATTTCGTGCTCAGCGTCGACTCTGACACGACTCTCGAGCCCGACGTGATCGCGAAACTTACGGCACGGATGCGGGATCCAGCGATCGGCGCCGCCATGGGCCAGCTGACGGCATCCAACCGGAGCGACACTTGGTTGACCCGGTTGATTGACATGGAGTACTGGCTCGCTTGCAACGAGGAACGGGCTGCGCAGGCCCGCTTTGGTGCGGTCATGTGCTGTTGCGGCCCCTGTGCAATGTACCGCCGCTCTTGTCTGATGTCGCTGCTGGATCAATACGAAACCCAGCTGTTTAGGGGCAAACCTAGTGACTTCGGCGAGGACCGCCATCTTACCATCCTGATGCTGAAAGCAGGCTTTCGGACCGAGTACGTTCCGGACGCCGTCGCAGCGACAGTCGTTCCGGACAAGATGGGGCCCTATCTGCGCCAACAACTACGCTGGGCACGAAGCACTTTCCGCGACACGCTGCTGGCACTGCGCCTGTTGCCGGGCCTCGATCGCTACCTCACGTTGGACGTGATTGGACAGAATGTCGGTCCATTGTTGCTCGCGGTCGCTGTACTAGCCGGGCTCGCAGAGCTCGCATTGACAGATACGGCGCCTTGGCCAACGGCAATTATCATTGCCGGCATGACGATCATTCGATGCACCGTGATAGCTTTCCGTGCACGCCAAGTCCGATTCTTCGGCTTTTCTCTGCACACGTTCATCAACATCTTTCTCCTACTTCCCTTGAAAGCTTATGCGTTGTGCACCTTGAGCAACAGTGATTGGCTGTCGCGCAAAAATGCCATCCAGCCCCATGGGAGCAAGAAGCCGATCATCGTCGCAAACCCGATCACCAGGGCAAATGGTACAGGCAGTCCGGGAATTGCCGGCTCGAATCGTACGGATCGTTCTCGCGATTCTGCACAGCTGGTTGAGCCTGGCGTTCTTCACAGCTCCGAGTGA
- the nodB gene encoding chitooligosaccharide deacetylase NodB, with amino-acid sequence MKHLDCICEMSSHCADGTQERSVYLTFDDGPDPVWTPEVLDVLAQHRTPATFFLIGDAAVDRPELVRRIIADGHEVANHTMTHRDLSRCEPGEVEREIVEANSAIRMACPQAAVRYFRAPYGSWTKEALKASASTGLAPLHWSVDPRDWARPGADLIVDAVLAGVRPGAIVLLHDGCECSRSDPRDQTVVALSRLIPALHDRGFTVRPLPQHH; translated from the coding sequence ATGAAACATCTGGACTGCATATGTGAAATGTCCAGTCACTGCGCAGACGGCACCCAAGAGCGCAGCGTCTATCTCACGTTTGACGACGGTCCCGATCCCGTTTGGACACCGGAGGTCCTCGACGTGCTGGCGCAACACCGGACACCGGCGACATTCTTCCTGATCGGTGACGCGGCTGTAGACCGGCCGGAGCTTGTCCGGCGAATTATTGCGGATGGGCATGAAGTGGCCAATCACACGATGACTCATCGGGATCTGTCCAGATGCGAACCCGGCGAAGTTGAACGTGAAATAGTTGAGGCGAACAGCGCCATCAGGATGGCGTGCCCGCAAGCTGCGGTGCGGTACTTTCGTGCGCCCTATGGGAGCTGGACCAAAGAAGCTCTCAAAGCCTCGGCGAGCACTGGATTGGCACCCCTGCATTGGTCAGTCGATCCGCGAGACTGGGCTCGCCCCGGAGCGGACTTGATTGTCGATGCAGTTCTCGCCGGGGTCCGCCCGGGCGCGATTGTGCTCCTTCACGACGGGTGTGAGTGCTCTCGAAGCGATCCGCGCGACCAGACCGTTGTGGCGCTGTCCCGCCTGATCCCAGCGCTCCACGACCGCGGATTCACAGTCCGACCCCTTCCTCAACATCATTGA
- a CDS encoding NodA family N-acyltransferase gives MRSAVQWRLCWENNLQVADHVELSDFFRKTYGRNGAFGAKPFEGSRSWAGARPELRLIASDPEGVAAHIGILRRFIKVGDVDVLVAELGLYGVRQDLEKLGISFSMRAVYPVLQQMGVPFGFGTVRHAMRNHVERYCREGIATIVPGVRVRSSRANVHHDLPSTRLDDVLVLVSPIGRSMDEWPSGTLIDRNGPEL, from the coding sequence ATGCGCTCTGCCGTGCAGTGGAGGTTATGCTGGGAAAATAACTTGCAAGTGGCCGACCATGTCGAGCTCTCCGATTTCTTCCGAAAGACCTATGGACGAAACGGGGCCTTCGGCGCAAAGCCATTCGAAGGTAGCCGCAGTTGGGCCGGCGCAAGACCCGAACTCCGCCTTATTGCCAGCGACCCTGAGGGCGTAGCGGCACACATCGGCATACTGCGCCGCTTCATCAAGGTTGGCGACGTCGATGTTCTTGTGGCTGAGTTGGGCCTGTATGGCGTTCGTCAGGATCTTGAGAAGCTTGGAATCAGCTTTTCTATGCGCGCCGTATATCCCGTCCTGCAGCAGATGGGGGTTCCCTTCGGTTTCGGCACGGTTCGGCACGCCATGCGGAATCATGTTGAGAGGTACTGCAGAGAGGGCATAGCCACCATTGTGCCAGGCGTCCGGGTCCGTTCGAGCCGCGCAAATGTGCATCACGACCTGCCGTCCACGCGCCTGGATGACGTGCTCGTGTTGGTATCGCCAATTGGACGCTCGATGGACGAATGGCCTTCCGGCACGCTGATCGACCGCAACGGTCCGGAGCTGTGA
- a CDS encoding LysR family transcriptional regulator yields MRFKGLDLNLLVVLDALLAERNLSAAARRINLSQPAMSAAVARLRDFFGDELFSMNGRERILTSRAIALAPAVRDALLRIQSSIISSDPFDPSRSDRRFRIIISDFATLVFFEKVVERVAREAPAVTFELLPLDDNPDELLRRGDIDFVILPDMFMSGAHPSVALFDEKLVCVGCAANKQLPRQLTFERYLSMRHVCVRFGRWRKPSIEELFLLEHGLKRRVEVEVQGFSMVPPMVSGTARISSVPLRLVKHFERTFPLKVVELPLPLPVFTEAVQWLANHNSDPASIWMREIMVQEASRLATPANPREAPSAPGLVSAVTAHTHVA; encoded by the coding sequence ATGCGTTTCAAGGGGCTTGATCTCAACCTTCTCGTTGTGCTGGACGCATTGCTGGCCGAGCGCAATCTCTCGGCGGCGGCACGCCGCATAAACCTAAGCCAGCCGGCCATGAGTGCGGCTGTCGCCCGGCTGCGCGACTTTTTCGGTGATGAACTGTTCAGTATGAACGGTCGAGAGCGCATCCTGACCTCACGAGCGATTGCACTTGCCCCCGCAGTCCGCGACGCTCTCCTGCGTATCCAGTCCTCGATTATTTCTTCGGATCCGTTTGACCCGTCTCGATCCGATCGACGCTTCAGGATCATTATTTCCGATTTCGCCACGCTCGTTTTTTTTGAAAAAGTCGTGGAGCGTGTCGCTCGTGAAGCCCCCGCCGTCACGTTCGAATTGCTGCCACTCGATGACAACCCGGACGAGCTCCTCCGGCGCGGCGACATCGACTTTGTAATTCTTCCGGATATGTTCATGTCGGGCGCGCATCCAAGCGTGGCGCTTTTCGATGAGAAGCTGGTATGCGTGGGTTGTGCCGCCAACAAGCAGCTGCCACGGCAGCTTACATTTGAGAGATACCTGTCGATGAGGCACGTCTGCGTCAGGTTCGGACGTTGGCGCAAGCCCTCTATCGAGGAACTGTTCTTGCTCGAGCACGGCCTAAAAAGACGTGTCGAAGTCGAGGTGCAGGGCTTCAGCATGGTGCCGCCAATGGTGTCCGGCACAGCTCGTATTTCGTCCGTGCCCCTCCGGCTGGTTAAGCACTTCGAAAGAACGTTCCCCCTTAAGGTCGTCGAACTTCCACTGCCGCTTCCCGTTTTCACCGAAGCCGTCCAATGGCTGGCCAACCACAACAGCGATCCGGCCAGCATCTGGATGCGGGAGATAATGGTGCAGGAAGCATCCCGGCTTGCTACTCCTGCGAATCCACGAGAGGCCCCCAGCGCTCCTGGACTTGTGTCGGCCGTTACCGCCCACACTCATGTTGCCTGA
- a CDS encoding sulfotransferase produces the protein MTHRTPMPQPFVILAMPRTGTHYLEELLNEHPTVLSNGELLNEYDTNWPGKDRLLRTDRELLEQAYWRYPTPDYKNVTHIGCKINEPQFHERPGFFAELTRWPALKVILVTRNILESLRSFAQARQSGQWLKFSSDAARPPRVRLSIADCEAYFKAADNFHARIEHSFTTSQLLVVEYESLLHEPAACLGKVWHFLGAPAVGLSDRAVLQRQETRALDQTVQNFDELQLHFAHGPYARFFDVGGL, from the coding sequence ATGACACACCGCACGCCGATGCCTCAGCCTTTTGTTATCCTTGCGATGCCAAGGACTGGCACACATTATTTGGAGGAACTGCTAAACGAGCATCCGACCGTGCTGAGCAACGGTGAGTTGCTCAATGAGTACGACACCAATTGGCCCGGAAAGGATCGCCTGCTACGCACGGATCGTGAGCTCCTCGAACAAGCTTATTGGCGTTATCCCACGCCAGACTACAAGAACGTGACGCATATTGGCTGCAAGATCAACGAGCCCCAATTTCACGAACGTCCAGGTTTTTTTGCTGAACTGACCCGTTGGCCAGCACTCAAGGTCATACTCGTAACTCGAAACATATTGGAATCGCTTCGGTCCTTTGCACAGGCAAGGCAAAGCGGCCAATGGCTGAAATTCAGTTCGGACGCCGCTCGGCCGCCGCGCGTAAGATTGTCAATCGCTGATTGCGAGGCTTACTTCAAAGCCGCGGACAATTTCCACGCTCGCATCGAGCACTCCTTCACGACGAGCCAGCTGCTTGTAGTCGAATACGAGAGCCTCCTTCACGAACCCGCTGCTTGCTTGGGAAAGGTTTGGCATTTTTTGGGCGCACCGGCCGTTGGGCTCTCTGATCGCGCCGTCCTTCAGCGCCAGGAAACGCGAGCGCTGGACCAGACAGTGCAGAATTTTGATGAGTTGCAGCTCCACTTCGCGCATGGACCATACGCCCGGTTCTTTGACGTGGGTGGTCTGTGA
- a CDS encoding ABC transporter permease → MREGLAAALPANAWNWIAVWRRNYLAWKKVAFVSLLGTLADPMIYLFGLGTGLGLMIGRVEGASYIAFLAAGMVATGAMTASTFETIYAVFSRMRDLGTWEAILHTQLTLGDIVLGELAWAATKAFLAGTAITIVAVMLGYADWTSLPYVLPVVALTGFAFASLAMVVIALTPSYHYFIFYQTLVITPMLFLSGAVFPVGQLPGAFQRVAAFSPLANSIDLIRPAMLGHVADNVGLHIGALCMYTVLPFFLSAALFRRRLMR, encoded by the coding sequence ATGCGTGAAGGTCTTGCGGCGGCACTGCCCGCCAACGCGTGGAACTGGATTGCGGTGTGGCGCCGTAACTATCTGGCGTGGAAGAAGGTCGCATTTGTGTCGCTTCTCGGCACTCTTGCCGATCCTATGATTTACCTTTTCGGGCTCGGTACGGGGCTTGGACTGATGATAGGTCGGGTTGAAGGCGCCTCGTACATTGCCTTCTTGGCAGCCGGGATGGTCGCGACAGGCGCGATGACCGCATCGACCTTCGAAACAATATACGCGGTTTTCAGTCGCATGCGCGACCTGGGCACCTGGGAAGCAATCCTTCATACACAACTCACCCTGGGCGACATCGTTCTTGGTGAATTGGCATGGGCAGCCACCAAGGCCTTTCTGGCAGGTACCGCAATTACCATTGTTGCTGTTATGCTAGGCTATGCCGATTGGACGTCCCTGCCCTATGTGCTGCCGGTAGTCGCTCTCACCGGCTTCGCCTTTGCCAGCCTGGCAATGGTCGTCATCGCGCTCACCCCCAGCTATCACTATTTCATATTCTATCAGACGCTCGTCATCACACCCATGCTGTTCCTGTCTGGCGCGGTCTTTCCAGTCGGCCAGTTGCCAGGCGCCTTTCAGCGCGTGGCGGCCTTCTCCCCCCTGGCGAACTCTATCGACCTGATCCGCCCGGCAATGCTTGGCCATGTGGCAGACAACGTCGGGCTGCATATCGGCGCACTTTGTATGTACACGGTTTTGCCGTTCTTCCTCTCTGCTGCGCTCTTTCGCCGACGCCTGATGCGTTGA
- a CDS encoding NodA family N-acyltransferase encodes MRSEVQWRLCWENELQRHEHVELSDFLHKTYGGTGTFSAMRFEGGRSWFGARPELRAIGRDTHGVAAHLGLLRRFIKVGAIDVLVAELGLYGVRRDLEGLGISLSLRSLYPALQQMGVPFAFGTVRHEMRNHIQRLCKVGLGKIVPDVRIRSTLADMHPDLPPTRLEDDLVFVSPIGRSIDEWPSGTFIERNGPEL; translated from the coding sequence ATGCGCTCTGAAGTGCAGTGGAGGTTGTGTTGGGAAAACGAGTTGCAACGGCATGAGCATGTCGAGCTCTCAGACTTCTTGCACAAAACCTATGGAGGGACTGGCACCTTCTCCGCAATGCGATTCGAAGGCGGGCGGAGTTGGTTCGGCGCGAGGCCAGAGCTCCGAGCAATTGGTAGGGACACGCACGGTGTAGCGGCACATCTCGGTCTACTGCGCCGTTTCATCAAAGTTGGCGCAATCGACGTGCTGGTGGCCGAACTCGGATTGTACGGGGTGCGTCGGGATCTTGAGGGCCTCGGCATCAGCTTGTCCCTGCGCAGTCTGTATCCGGCGCTGCAGCAGATGGGCGTTCCATTCGCTTTCGGCACGGTTCGGCACGAAATGCGAAATCACATCCAGAGGCTCTGCAAGGTGGGGCTTGGGAAGATTGTGCCGGACGTTCGCATCCGCTCAACCTTGGCAGACATGCATCCCGACCTGCCGCCCACGCGCTTGGAGGACGATCTCGTCTTTGTCTCGCCGATTGGGCGGTCGATTGACGAGTGGCCGTCCGGCACCTTCATCGAGCGGAACGGTCCGGAGCTATGA
- the fabG gene encoding 3-oxoacyl-[acyl-carrier-protein] reductase codes for MFELTGRKALVTGASGGIGEAIARILHAQGAIVGLHGTRIEKLETLAAELGDRVKLFPANLSNRDEVKALGQKAEADLEGVDILVNNAGITKDGLFVRMSDTDWDTVMEVNLTAVFRLTRELTHPMMRRRHGRIINITSVSGITGNSGQTNYSASKAGMIGFSKSLAQEIATRNITVNCVAPGYIKSAMTDKLNDKQKEAIMAAIPTRRMGTSAEVASAVAYLASNEAAYVTGQTVHVNGGMAMI; via the coding sequence ATGTTCGAACTGACCGGCCGCAAGGCGCTCGTCACCGGGGCATCGGGAGGCATCGGCGAGGCGATCGCCAGGATACTGCATGCGCAGGGCGCCATTGTTGGCCTGCATGGTACGCGCATCGAGAAGCTGGAGACGCTGGCCGCCGAGCTTGGGGACAGGGTCAAGCTGTTTCCGGCCAACCTTTCGAACCGCGACGAGGTCAAGGCGCTTGGCCAGAAGGCGGAGGCCGATCTCGAAGGGGTTGACATCCTGGTCAACAATGCCGGCATCACCAAGGACGGCCTGTTCGTGCGCATGTCGGACACAGACTGGGATACGGTGATGGAAGTGAACCTGACCGCAGTGTTCAGGCTGACCCGGGAACTGACCCACCCGATGATGCGCCGCCGCCATGGCCGCATCATCAACATCACTTCAGTTTCGGGTATCACCGGTAATTCGGGCCAGACCAACTACTCAGCTTCCAAGGCCGGCATGATCGGTTTCTCCAAATCGCTGGCGCAGGAGATCGCCACCCGCAACATCACGGTCAACTGCGTCGCCCCCGGTTACATCAAATCAGCGATGACCGACAAGCTCAACGACAAGCAGAAAGAGGCGATTATGGCAGCGATCCCGACCCGGCGCATGGGCACCAGCGCTGAAGTCGCGTCCGCGGTCGCCTACCTCGCCTCCAACGAAGCCGCCTACGTCACCGGCCAGACCGTCCACGTCAATGGCGGCATGGCCATGATCTGA
- a CDS encoding acyl carrier protein: protein MSDQLITEVIEIIRKRIESENAEGTTAASVGEITTATEVTSLGIDSLGLADVLWDLEQAYGIKIEMNSADAWSDLQTVGDMVEAIRGLLNKAA from the coding sequence ATGTCTGATCAACTTATAACGGAAGTCATTGAGATAATCAGGAAGCGCATCGAATCGGAGAACGCCGAGGGAACGACTGCAGCATCCGTCGGCGAAATAACCACTGCGACGGAAGTGACTTCGCTCGGGATCGATTCACTGGGGTTGGCGGACGTGCTCTGGGACCTCGAGCAGGCGTACGGCATCAAGATCGAGATGAACTCGGCCGATGCGTGGTCTGATCTCCAAACTGTCGGGGACATGGTGGAAGCCATCCGCGGCTTGCTCAACAAGGCGGCTTGA
- a CDS encoding LysR family transcriptional regulator, which yields MRFRGLDLNLLVVLDALLAERNLSAAARRINLSQPAMSAAVARLRDFFGDELFSMNGRERILTSRAAALGPAVRDALLHIQRTIISSDPFDPARSDRRFRITISDFATLVFFEKVVERVAREAPAVSFELLPVNDSPDELLGRGDVDFVVLPDLFTSSAHSSVALFDERLVCVGCPTNRQLRRQLTFERYLSMRHVSVRFGRSLMPSVEEWFLLEHGLKRRVEVAVQGFSMIPPMVSGTARIATMPFRLVKYFEKTFPLQIVELPLPLPAFTEAVQWPALHNTDPASVWMREVMIQEAARMAVPL from the coding sequence ATGCGTTTCAGGGGGCTTGATCTCAATCTTCTCGTCGTGCTGGACGCATTGCTGGCCGAGCGCAATCTCTCGGCGGCGGCACGCCGGATCAATCTCAGTCAGCCGGCGATGAGTGCGGCCGTCGCCCGACTGCGCGATTTTTTCGGCGATGAACTGTTCAGCATGAACGGCCGCGAACGTATTCTGACGTCACGTGCGGCAGCACTTGGCCCCGCAGTCCGCGACGCTCTGCTGCACATCCAACGTACGATTATTTCTTCCGATCCGTTTGACCCGGCTCGATCCGATCGTCGCTTCAGGATCACTATTTCCGATTTCGCCACGCTCGTTTTTTTTGAGAAAGTCGTGGAACGTGTTGCCCGGGAAGCCCCCGCCGTCAGTTTCGAATTGCTGCCTGTCAACGATAGCCCCGATGAGCTCCTCGGGCGCGGCGACGTCGATTTTGTAGTTCTTCCAGATTTGTTCACGTCGAGCGCGCATTCGAGCGTGGCCTTGTTCGACGAGAGGCTCGTATGCGTCGGCTGTCCCACGAACAGGCAGCTGAGACGGCAGCTTACATTCGAGAGATACCTGTCGATGAGGCACGTCTCGGTCAGGTTCGGACGTTCGCTGATGCCGTCCGTCGAGGAATGGTTCTTACTCGAGCATGGTCTTAAAAGACGTGTCGAGGTGGCCGTGCAGGGCTTCAGCATGATCCCACCCATGGTGTCCGGCACGGCTCGTATTGCGACCATGCCCTTCCGGCTGGTTAAGTACTTCGAAAAAACCTTCCCCCTTCAGATTGTGGAACTTCCGCTGCCGCTTCCTGCTTTCACCGAAGCGGTCCAATGGCCAGCACTCCATAATACCGATCCGGCAAGCGTCTGGATGCGCGAGGTAATGATACAGGAGGCAGCTCGCATGGCTGTTCCGCTGTGA
- the nodI gene encoding nodulation factor ABC transporter ATP-binding protein NodI, with protein sequence MSNVAIDLDQVTKSFGSKLVVNGLSFTVGTGECFGLLGPNGAGKSTIARMLLGMTRPDSGKITVLGVPVPGRSRLARKGIGVVPQFDNLDLEFTVRENLMVFGRYFGMSTRKIQEVVPSLLEFARLESKADARVGQLSGGMKRRLTLARALINDPQLLIMDEPTTGLDPHARHLIWERLRFLLASGKTIILTTHFMEEAERLCDRLCVLERGRKIAEGSPHALIDEHIGCNVIEIFGGNPQELTSLIKPYVQRIEVSGETLFCYAPDPEQVRVQLRGRAGLRILERPPSLEDVFLRLTGREMEK encoded by the coding sequence ATGTCCAATGTAGCAATCGACCTTGACCAGGTAACCAAGTCATTTGGCAGCAAACTCGTTGTGAACGGGTTGTCCTTCACTGTGGGTACGGGAGAGTGCTTCGGCCTGCTGGGGCCGAACGGTGCAGGCAAGAGCACCATTGCGCGCATGCTCCTCGGCATGACCCGGCCCGACTCCGGTAAGATCACGGTGCTCGGAGTGCCGGTGCCGGGTCGAAGTCGCTTGGCCCGCAAGGGCATAGGTGTCGTTCCGCAGTTCGACAACCTGGACCTGGAATTCACGGTCCGCGAGAACCTGATGGTGTTCGGGCGGTACTTCGGCATGAGCACACGGAAGATTCAAGAGGTCGTTCCATCTCTCCTTGAGTTTGCCCGCCTTGAGAGCAAGGCGGACGCACGTGTGGGCCAGCTATCAGGCGGCATGAAGCGGCGTCTAACGTTGGCGCGCGCGCTGATCAACGACCCCCAACTTCTTATAATGGACGAGCCGACTACCGGCCTCGACCCGCACGCCCGCCACCTGATCTGGGAGCGGCTCCGTTTTCTGCTGGCGAGCGGAAAGACAATCATTTTGACCACCCACTTCATGGAAGAGGCTGAGCGGCTATGCGATCGGCTGTGTGTACTGGAGCGGGGACGCAAGATTGCCGAGGGCAGCCCTCATGCTTTGATAGACGAACATATTGGATGCAATGTGATCGAGATCTTTGGCGGCAATCCGCAGGAGCTGACTTCGCTAATCAAGCCGTACGTTCAGCGCATTGAGGTAAGCGGTGAGACCCTCTTTTGCTATGCGCCCGATCCAGAGCAGGTGCGTGTCCAGCTTCGCGGGCGCGCAGGTCTGCGGATTCTGGAGCGTCCACCAAGTCTGGAGGACGTCTTCTTGCGGCTAACCGGACGCGAGATGGAGAAGTGA